In Zea mays cultivar B73 chromosome 7, Zm-B73-REFERENCE-NAM-5.0, whole genome shotgun sequence, the following proteins share a genomic window:
- the LOC109941163 gene encoding uncharacterized protein, producing MSSRLRLQGACVPEEALSLARWNPVLLQRRVSDLEAANADMTRQYSVLEEKHSQGQAALVQRCSDLEDKYSQSQTELVQVFASLNDANTLNSTLRAQLDSKKEEKRALVTSRDNLDRLYRDSSNSLTILERSHRFTREELDNLRYKLQESLDDVIRLRQLISTKDAVIKNLRASKKSVAQELETAQLAAKVAEETSATLRAQRDKAMDKAIRAGRILMMRPGVIVPDDIVADVNAVPDSSSHPSSSVAPVAK from the exons ATGTCTAGTCGGCTGAGGTTGCAGGGGGCTTGTGTCCCGGAAGAAGCTTTGTCTCtggcgcgttggaatccggtgctgcttcagcggcgtgtttctgacttagaggcggcgaatgctg ATATGACTCGGCAGTAttctgttcttgaagaaaaacactctCAAGGCCAAGCTGCgttggtccagcggtgctctgatcTTGAGGACAAGTATTCCCAGAGTCAGACTGAGCTGGTCCAAGTCTTTGCTTCTCTGAATGacgctaacacgctgaactctactctccgcGCTCAGCTCGACTCTAAAAAG gaagaaaaacgcgcCCTTGTTACTTCTCGTGATAATCTGGACAGACTATACCGTGACTCCAGcaattcgctgaccatcttggagaggagtcatcgcttcaccagggagGAATTAGACAATCTTCgttataagctgcaggaatccttggATGACGTGATTCGCCTCAGGCAATTGATATCGACCAAAGATGCTGTTATCAAgaatctgcgtgcttccaagaaatctgtTGCCCAGGAactagagaccgctcagttggctgccaaggttgctgaagagacttccgctactctgagggcccagcgtgataaagctatggataaagctattcgcgcggggcggattcTGATGATGAGACCTGGTGTGATTGTCCCCGACGACATAGTGGCGGATGTGAACGCCGTTCCTGATTCCTCCAGTcatccttcttcgtcggttgctcctgttgCCAAATAG